Part of the Brevibacillus brevis genome is shown below.
GACAATGATTTCGTTTACCGCCGTATTCTCCGGCTGGGAAATCGCATATAGAATGGAGCTGGCTATGGCCTCTGCGGGCAATCCCGCTTGCAACGATTCCTCGATGTTCTGCCGAATCTCTTTATTTGATACCGTGTGGACGAGCTCGGTGACAACACCTCCGGGACAAATAATCGTCGTCCGAATGTTGTTCTCAGCTTCCTCTTGCCGAAGGGCTTCTGTTATCGCCCGAACGGCAAATTTGGTTCCCGAATAGACCGCCCATGATTTTCTGACGATATGCCCGGTGACAGAGGAAACGTTGACGATGTGTCCCTGTCTTCGTTCCCGCATATGCGGTAGAACTGCGCCGATCCCGTACAGCACACCTTTCACGTTGATATCGATCATTGCATCCCATTCCGCCACCTTTTTCTCATGAAGGTAAGA
Proteins encoded:
- a CDS encoding SDR family oxidoreductase; translated protein: MGNVEGKVVIITGASSGIGEATAKLLARHGAKLVLAARREERLKALAAAIKEQGGMAAYKATDVSSHEEVEELAQFAIDTFGQIDVLVNNAGIMPLSYLHEKKVAEWDAMIDINVKGVLYGIGAVLPHMRERRQGHIVNVSSVTGHIVRKSWAVYSGTKFAVRAITEALRQEEAENNIRTTIICPGGVVTELVHTVSNKEIRQNIEESLQAGLPAEAIASSILYAISQPENTAVNEIIVRPTSQEL